From a single Vanacampus margaritifer isolate UIUO_Vmar chromosome 15, RoL_Vmar_1.0, whole genome shotgun sequence genomic region:
- the LOC144035029 gene encoding homeobox protein HMX3-like gives MARNMSKGNGAGRSASFNFTIDNILNLRSGKDDSRQNMDEKDAFEEVWDAPKRREGGSRETALSNTSDARPATSSASSSPVASKKKTRTIFSKRQIFQLEATFDMKRYLSSSERAGLASALQLTETQVKIWFQNRRNKLKRQLLADDDGQAGAPVHAIYKESERLLGGCLLPMAFPVFYPNNIYLSNTAKCFGLFDADR, from the exons ATGGCGAGGAATATGAGTAAGGGGAACGGCGCCGGTCGGAGCGCTTCTTTTAACTTCACCATCGACAACATCCTCAACTTGAGGTCGGGTAAGGATGATTCCCGGCAAAACATGGATGAAAAGGACGCCTTTGAGGAGGTGTGGGACGCCCCGAAACGGCGAGAGGGTGGATCCCGGGAAACAG CCCTCAGCAACACATCAGACGCGCGGCCCGCCACGTCCAGCGCCAGCAGCAGCCCCGTCGCCAGCAAGAAGAAGACGCGCACCATCTTCTCCAAGAGACAGATCTTCCAACTGGAGGCCACGTTCGACATGAAGCGCTACCTGAGCAGCTCCGAGCGAGCGGGCCTGGCCAGCGCGTTGCAGCTGACCGAGACCCAGGTAAAGATCTGGTTCCAGAACCGGCGCAACAAGCTCAAGAGGCAGCTATTGGCGGACGACGACGGGCAGGCGGGCGCGCCCGTGCACGCCATTTACAAAGAGAGCGAGCGTCTACTGGGCGGATGTCTGCTTCCAATGGCCTTCCCCGTCTTCTATCCCAACAACATCTACTTGTCCAACACGGCCAAATGTTTTGGACTTTTCGATGCAGACAGATGA
- the LOC144035021 gene encoding alpha-2 adrenergic receptor-like, with the protein MCCLSVHTDCTGSYYYDARMDWLNGTGLDTVIHLNSSYGYSSATVASIAALVSFLILFTVVGNVLVVIAVLTSRALKAPQNLFLVSLATADILVATLVMPFSLANELMGYWYFGKVWCGIYLALDVLFCTSSIVHLCAISLDRYWSVTQAVEYNLKRTPKRVKCIILIVWLISAFISSPPLLSTEGNQERSAQPQCELNDDSWYIVSSSIASFFAPCFIMVLVYVRIYQVAKTRTRSMSEKRRADGGEVQTENGHCQCPPTPSQRTATQGQHTEEADLDESSSSEGKGGRKQPDSPRGNPRRGSLTKQAACISGVSNKSIDLFASRRKRRSSIALKKLTQAREKRFTFVLAVVMGVFVVCWFPFFFSYSLYGVCRDPCKIPDTLFKFFFWIGYCNSSLNPAIYTIFNRDFRRAFQRIMCKSWKNSF; encoded by the coding sequence ATGTGTTGCCTTTCAGTGCACACGGATTGTACCGGGAGTTATTATTATGACGCCAGGATGGATTGGCTTAATGGCACCGGACTGGACACGGTCATCCACCTAAACTCGTCCTATGGCTACTCATCGGCGACCGTCGCCAGCATCGCCGCCCTCGTAAGTTTCCTCATCTTGTTCACTGTGGTCGGCAATGTGCTGGTGGTGATCGCCGTGCTGACAAGCCGGGCGCTGAAAGCCCCCCAAAACCTCTTCCTGGTCTCCCTGGCCACGGCCGACATCCTGGTGGCCACTCTGGTGATGCCGTTCAGTCTTGCCAATGAACTCATGGGCTACTGGTATTTTGGCAAAGTTTGGTGCGGCATCTATTTGGCGTTGGATGTTCTCTTCTGCACATCCTCCATTGTGCATCTGTGCGCAATAAGCCTGGATCGTTACTGGTCGGTCACACAAGCAGTTGAGTATAATTTAAAGCGGACTCCCAAGCGGGTTAAGTGCATCATCTTAATTGTGTGGCTCATATCTGCCTTTATTTCCTCACCACCCTTGTTGTCTACGGAGGGAAACCAGGAGAGAAGCGCTCAGCCACAGTGTGAGCTCAATGACGACAGTTGGTACATCGTCTCCTCCAGCATAGCTTCCTTCTTCGCCCCTTGCTTCATCATGGTCCTGGTCTATGTCAGGATTTACCAGGTGGCCAAAACCAGAACCAGGAGCATGTCGGAGAAGAGGCGGGCGGACGGCGGTGAAGTTCAAACAGAGAATGGGCACTGCCAGTGTCCGCCCACCCCCAGTCAACGGACGGCCACCCAGGGGCAACACACGGAGGAAGCCGACCTGGATGAGAGCTCTTCATCGGAGGGGAAAGGTGGAAGGAAGCAGCCGGACTCCCCTCGGGGGAACCCTAGGAGGGGCTCCTTGACCAAACAGGCAGCGTGTATCTCCGGAGTCAGCAACAAATCTATAGATCTTTTTGCCTCCAGAAGGAAACGGAGGAGCTCCATCGCCCTGAAGAAGCTCACTCAAGCCCGGGAGAAGAGGTTCACATTCGTCCTTGCCGTGGTCATGGGGGTGTTCGTCGTCTGCTGGTTCCCGTTCTTCTTCAGCTACAGTCTGTACGGCGTGTGCCGAGACCCCTGCAAGATTCCGGACACCCTTTTTAAGTTCTTCTTCTGGATTGGGTACTGCAACAGCTCACTCAACCCAGCTATATATACCATCTTTAACCGTGACTTCAGGCGTGCCTTTCAAAGGATCATGTGCAAGTCGTGGAAAAACTCCTTTTAG
- the LOC144035010 gene encoding protein Dok-7-like produces the protein MTDSVVVEGYARLKEGKKWKTRWIVLRKPSPVADCLVLLVFKDKSDKVDGNKQRASVTLEEICGLESGRWCEGTLFSLAILCLTQAVLLGFDSKETLQAWEVRLRYSLGEVHRFNVGVLAGTKLESGPATLHLCNNLLALVRDASPVVVGHWNLPDLRRYGPVPNGFVFEGGTRCGYWAGVFLLTSSESEQISFLFDCIVRGISPTRGPFGLQPVLPDPNSSQTNSDERLNHETRELEKRLSMLSNRNSTASSMYCASPGGDDRSISSSSDTSDTSQSDGSVSSHLAIWTEPGSNLADNNVIGNKVASVEKQLANQDGGNAPGVKDPRQLQEIGRQSSLDSGIATGSDFSYSGSFSSYTGSLDISGTEDFGSGFCLPPHLAQDLSPCSCPNVSGHEYKVPTSLRYLYDTPRSLAHEYPSLAKDSPDPATESLKGVSEGHLKSVSLHNRKTRGAASSDSLESCTVKTIVTICSVCGGLQGAPFRPASGAMIPALPVRRSDRTSEGSPLLKKGREKLASLLAEILHFPRVPKESNPKHHNLYEAMSPALQLRHPPPFGSHAPSTEVIYENCSKCCGARCRPPPRGTPAKVQHRIFSVQTFLTGLHLKKSTEEERSSHEALQANGSNEEMNGQTLTSEDKRPSGRGERHRSDPAYEIMESRAPERNSEVDEKRKYELMLSCGPQKLFQETEGTALAYPPEVSLAERHRGDAVTYVNIPVSPTSKKQLNYMELELQDLGTRGTVVPAPAQRKDSTKYAQIDITATETAHKVGTQHALGRQEGLHTLERRKKGMPH, from the exons ATGACCGATTCGGTTGTCGTGGAGGGATACGCCAGActaaaagaggggaaaaag TGGAAAACTAGGTGGATCGTTCTTCGCAAGCCGTCGCCTGTTGCAG ATTGCCTTGTGTTGCTGGTTTTTAAAGACAAGTCCGACAAAGTCGACGGGAACAAACAGCGGGCCAGCGTCACTCTGGAGGAGATCTGCGGCCTGGAAAGCGGACGGTGGTGCGAGGGCACGTTGTTCTCGCTAGCCATTCTCTGCCTGACCCAGGCGGTTCTGTTGGGCTTTGACAGCAAGGAGACTCTGCAGGCGTGGGAAGTCCGTCTGCGCTACAGCCTTGGAGAAG TTCACAGGTTCAATGTCGGAGTCTTGGCAGGAACAAAGTTAGAGAGCGGACCTGCAACCCTTCATTTGTGCAACAATTTGCTGGCTCTCGTCAGAGACGCATCCCCCGTCGTCGTGGGCCACTGGAACCTCCCGGACCTACGCCGTTATGGGCCCGTACCAAACGGATTTGTGTTTGAGGGAGGAACGCGCTGTGGCTACT GGGCTGGCGTTTTCTTGCTTACGTCTTCCGAGAGCGAACAGATAAGCTTCTTGTTCGACTGCATCGTCCGAGGTATCTCCCCTACCAGGGGCCCTTTCGGCCTCCAGCCTGTCCTGCCAG ATCCAAACAGCAGTCAGACCAACTCCGATGAGCGGCTGAACCATGAGACGCGGGAACTTGAGAAGCGACTGAGCATGCTCTCCAATCGGAACAGCACAG CGTCGTCCATGTACTGTGCATCCCCTGGAGGCGATGACCGCAGCATATCCAGTTCTTCGGACACCTCAGACACCAGCCAATCGGACGGTAGCGTTTCCAGCCATTTGGCCATTTGGACCGAACCCGGGAGCAACCTTGCAGACAACAATGTTATAGGCAACAAAGTGGCGAGTGTAGAAAAGCAGTTGGCCAACCAAGATGGCGGAAATGCACCAGGAGTCAAAGACCCCAGGCAGCTACAGGAAATTGGTCGCCAGAGCTCCTTAGACAGCGGTATTGCCACCGGTAGTGATTTCTCTTACTCTGGAAGTTTTTCCTCATACACAGGAAGTCTGGACATTAGCGGTACTGAGGATTTTGGGTCGGGTTTTTGTCTGCCTCCCCACTTGGCTCAAGATCTCAGCCCTTGTTCTTGCCCCAATGTTTCAGGACACGAGTACAAAGTACCAACTTCGCTCAGGTATCTGTACGACACTCCTAGGAGTCTGGCACATGAGTACCCCAGTTTAGCTAAGGACTCTCCTGATCCTGCAACAGAGTCTTTAAAGGGGGTCTCTGAGGGTCATCTCAAATCAGTGAGCTTACACAACAGGAAAACAAGGGGGGCAGCCTCTAGTgacagccttgagtcctgcacAGTCAAAACCATCGTGACCATCTGCTCGGTATGCGGTGGACTTCAG GGGGCGCCCTTCCGCCCTGCAAGTGGTGCAATGATACCAGCATTACCAG TTCGCAGGTCAGACAGGACAAGTGAGGGTTCACCACTTCTCAAAAAAGGCCGGGAGAAACTAGCAAGCCTTTTAGCCGAAATCCTGCATTTTCCCAGAGTACCCAAGGAATCAAATCCCAAACACCATAACTTGTATGAAGCCATGAGCCCTGCATTACAACTCAGACACCCACCGCCATTCGGCTCTCATGCACCATCAACTGAGGTCATTTACGAAAACTGTTCCAAGTGCTGTGGTGCTCGTTGCCGCCCACCGCCGAGGGGCACCCCTGCCAAAGTGCAACACAGAATCTTCAGTGTGCAGACCTTCCTAACTGGGCTGCACCTAAAGAAAAGCACAGAAGAAGAAAGATCTTCTCATGAGGCACTTCAGGCCAACGGTTCAAATGAAGAGATGAACGGTCAGACATTGACTAGTGAAG ACAAAAGGCCCAGTGGCAGAGGGGAGCGGCACAGATCTGATCCTGCTTATGAGATCATGGAGAGCAGAGCACCAGAGAGAAACTCAGAG GTGGATGAAAAACGAAAGTACGAACTGATGCTCAGCTGTGGTCCACAAAAGTTATTTCAAGAGACGGAAG GCACAGCGTTAGCGTACCCCCCAGAGGTTTCACTTGCCGAACGGCATCGCGGTGACGCCGTGACGTACGTCAATATTCCAGTGAGTCCAACATCCAAGAAGCAGCTCAACTACATGGAATTGGAGCTGCAGGACCTTGGCACCCGGGGGACTGTAGTACCTGCGCCTGCACAGA GGAAGGACTCAACCAAATATGCCCAGATTGACATCACTGCCACAGAGACAGCCCACAAGGTGGGTACCCAGCATGCACTGGGTCGCCAGGAGGGCCTGCACACCCTGGAGCGGAGAAAGAAGGGGATGCCGCATTAA
- the hgfac gene encoding hepatocyte growth factor activator serine protease: MHTSTMTYGLLLFLPFVLSMQGPAHKTVISKEPYTKSQKVVTTSGKECALPFRQGGRIHHHCITVIASRPWCSLTSNFDRDRKWGFCLPERRQLNVSVNVSRRITNPCQVKPCQNGGICTLITRGLAFECSCPDGFSGKLCERKQCYETIHLRHYDAGESWGRIHLRSVEQCTCVGGKIECQRARYMKCRSNPCQNDGTCRMITATGKEVCNCRHGYGGPHCSFKPESECYNSRGTSYRGVVSTTASGARCLPWNSDLLYDELHVGTVVAAPLRGLGEHAYCRNPDGDKMPWCYTLSKSAISWEYCAVPSCKMPVSSSRRMNMFNTLPQLDDSDRSVPAKKPVCGTKHKKRVSVARGRIMGGNSALPGSHPWMAAVYIGQSDFCAGNLIASCWVLSAAHCFFRNPLRSQLRVVLGQHHFNVSGPDTRTFGVDKYIFPKQFSVFNPTLHDIVLIKLKKQDGRCVRRTPFIRPICLPEKGVAFPDNYCCSISGWGHMHEKADGYSSLQEAGVRLISTDTCRRAEVYGNHVTADMICAGLNGCVDACQGDSGGPLACAKDDVNFLYGIISWGEGCGRSGKPGVYTKVANYMDWINSVIRRKAKKM, encoded by the exons ATGCATACTTCCACCATGACATATGGGCTCttgctttttcttccatttgttCTCAGCATGCAGGGG cctgcGCACAAGACCGTTATCTCAAAAGAGCCATATACAAAGAGTCAAAAAG TTGTCACCACATCTGGCAAGGAATGTGCACTTCCATTTCGCCAGGGCGGAAGAATTCATCACCACTGCATCACTGTCATCGCCTCGAGACCATG GTGCTCTCTTACATCTAATTTCGACCGGGACCGAAAGTGGGGCTTCTGTTTGCCTGAACGAAGACAGCTCAATG tcTCTGTCAACGTGTCGCGAAGGATCACCAATCCGTGTCAGGTGAAGCCGTGTCAAAACGGTGGCATCTGCACGCTAATCACACGGGGGCTCGCGTTCGAGTGCTCCTGTCCTGATGGCTTTTCTGGAAAACTGTGCGAGCGCA AACAGTGCTACGAAACCATACACCTGCGCCATTATGATGCCGGCGAGTCTTGGGGCCGTATTCACCTCCGCAGCGTGGAACAGTGCACGTGTGTTGGTGGCAAAATCGAGTGCCAACGAGCTCGCTATATGA AGTGCCGCTCCAACCCGTGTCAGAATGATGGAACATGTCGGATGATCACAGCCACCGGCAAGGAGGTGTGTAACTGCCGACACGGCTACGGTGGACCGCACTGTAGCTTCA AGCCAGAAAGCGAGTGCTACAACAGTCGGGGCACGAGCTACCGAGGCGTGGTGTCCACGACGGCGTCTGGTGCCCGCTGTCTGCCGTGGAACTCGGATCTGCTGTACGACGAGCTCCATGTAGGCACGGTGGTTGCCGCGCCCCTCAGGGGTCTCGGGGAGCATGCATACTGCAG GAATCCTGATGGAGACAAGATGCCATGGTGCTACACTCTGAGCAAGAGCGCCATCTCCTGGGAGTACTGCGCAGTGCCCTCCTGCAAAATGCCAGTGT CGTCTTCCCGTAGGATGAACATGTTCAACACGCTACCCCAATTGGACGACTCGGACCGCTCTGTGCCAGCCAAGAAGCCGGTTTGCGGGACAAAGCACAAGAAGCGGGTGTCCGTCGCCAGAGGAAGGATCATGGGCGGAAACTCGGCTCTGCCGGGAAGCCACCCCTGGATGGCTGCCGTTTATATCGGACAGTCCGACTTCTGCGCTGGAAACTTGATCGCCTCTTGCTGGGTCCTCTCGGCAGCGCACTGCTTCTTCCGCAA TCCCCTGAGGTCACAGCTTCGCGTGGTGCTCGGCCAGCACCACTTCAACGTCAGCGGTCCCGACACACGCACCTTTGGAGTGGACAAGTACATCTTTCCTAAACAGTTCTCCGTGTTCAACCCGACACTCCATGACATCG TTCTCATCAAACTGAAGAAGCAAGACGGCCGCTGTGTGAGGCGGACGCCATTCATCAGGCCCATATGTCTACCCGAAAAAGGCGTGGCCTTCCCGGACAACTACTGCTGCTCCATCAGTGGCTGGGGACACATGCATGAGA aagcaGACGGTTATTCCAGCCTGCAGGAGGCAGGAGTGAGGTTGATCAGCACTGACACCTGCAGGAGGGCAGAGGTGTACGGCAACCATGTCACCGCAGACATGATCTGTGCTGGCCTCAACGGCTGTGTGGACGCCTGCCAG GGGGATTCTGGGGGCCCGCTAGCCTGTGCGAAGGACGACGTCAACTTCCTGTATGGGATCATCAGCTGGGGTGAGGGCTGCGGCCGCTCAGGAAAGCCGGGCGTTTACACTAAAGTGGCCAACTACATGGACTGGATCAATTCTGTGATCAGACGGAAAGCCAAGAAGATGTGA